A window of the Mesotoga prima MesG1.Ag.4.2 genome harbors these coding sequences:
- a CDS encoding GNAT family N-acetyltransferase, which produces MIKEVEFDNLPGRFIEIFSGCLGRPEQSDEVLKMYQAPERRLFVMRQGGSIVAVAGLKLHELEEPELLHLAVRKDKRRSGFGSTLIKTMINSFMIDTLAVWTDEDAVGFYEKIGFIVVNEVQTQNGLVRYKLRFSRAKSRGRLET; this is translated from the coding sequence ATGATTAAGGAAGTCGAGTTCGATAATCTTCCCGGAAGGTTCATAGAGATTTTTTCTGGTTGTCTGGGAAGACCGGAGCAGTCCGACGAAGTATTGAAGATGTATCAGGCTCCGGAGAGAAGGCTCTTTGTGATGAGACAGGGAGGAAGCATAGTTGCTGTAGCCGGTTTGAAGCTCCATGAGCTTGAAGAGCCCGAGCTTCTGCATCTTGCCGTCAGGAAAGACAAGCGAAGGAGCGGCTTCGGCAGCACACTGATAAAGACAATGATAAATTCCTTCATGATAGATACTCTTGCAGTGTGGACAGATGAAGATGCCGTCGGTTTTTATGAGAAGATAGGGTTCATCGTTGTGAACGAAGTCCAGACTCAGAACGGTTTGGTTCGCTACAAACTCCGATTTTCTCGCGCAAAATCCCGTGGGAGGTTAGAAACGTGA
- a CDS encoding 2-hydroxyacid dehydrogenase, translated as MKILFLNRLDRYWEGKVEELARAFPEHSFISYSSDSDPKAHISDAEVIVKGNLSQADLDKARNLRMVVVPWTGVDGLPLERLRERGVIVSNTHENAEVVAERAVALALAVTGRVVELHNDLAQGVWLGRPSNKEATWYSIIGKRCSVLGLGKIGQAIAKLISGFECEITGFKRTSGGEFPYVKRVTDDIHDAVRAGDLVFVALPLTKKTAGIIGSDLLSQMKGKYLVNVSRGRVIEEQALYDALKSGTLAGAAIDVWYEYPSSDRPATLPSRYPIHRFSNVVMSPHVGSWSVESMHSMVNGALKNIESFLLKGRPEEEIDLDELY; from the coding sequence GTGAAGATCTTATTCCTGAATAGACTTGACAGATACTGGGAAGGAAAGGTTGAAGAGCTTGCAAGAGCATTTCCCGAACACTCTTTCATCTCGTACTCCAGCGACAGCGATCCGAAAGCCCATATTTCCGATGCCGAGGTAATAGTAAAGGGAAATCTTTCGCAAGCCGACCTCGATAAGGCCAGAAATCTCAGAATGGTAGTCGTTCCCTGGACCGGTGTTGATGGTCTTCCACTTGAACGGTTAAGAGAACGTGGCGTCATCGTTTCAAACACCCATGAGAATGCCGAGGTCGTTGCCGAAAGGGCCGTAGCTCTAGCCTTAGCTGTTACGGGAAGAGTTGTCGAACTTCATAACGATCTTGCGCAGGGGGTATGGTTGGGTCGGCCATCCAATAAGGAGGCGACCTGGTATTCCATCATCGGGAAGCGGTGCTCTGTTCTCGGCCTGGGCAAGATCGGGCAGGCGATAGCAAAACTGATCAGCGGCTTTGAATGTGAAATAACGGGATTCAAAAGAACCTCCGGCGGCGAGTTTCCTTACGTGAAGAGAGTGACAGACGATATTCACGATGCCGTTCGGGCCGGTGATCTCGTCTTCGTTGCTCTTCCGCTGACGAAAAAGACAGCGGGGATCATCGGTTCCGATCTGCTAAGTCAGATGAAGGGCAAATATCTGGTAAATGTGAGCAGGGGAAGAGTAATCGAGGAGCAGGCGCTGTACGATGCTCTGAAAAGCGGAACTCTCGCCGGCGCGGCAATAGATGTCTGGTACGAGTATCCCTCGAGTGATCGGCCTGCAACACTTCCATCGAGATATCCAATTCATAGGTTTTCCAATGTAGTCATGTCACCGCACGTCGGAAGCTGGTCGGTAGAAAGTATGCACTCAATGGTGAATGGCGCCTTGAAAAACATTGAGAGTTTTCTTCTTAAGGGAAGGCCGGAGGAAGAGATCGATCTTGACGAACTGTACTAG
- a CDS encoding HD domain-containing phosphohydrolase yields the protein MPLMRGPSSRLSKRLTGFAAGLSGFAVVVISVVLILLLGVLLSFAEIARGRREFSDRLLRQGRFVQSGLNLDELSRLSGSIDDLDKPEYWRLKSQLEQEYALFPEYRFIYLMGQKENGELFFFIDSEPYGSDDESLPGDIYVDATEYDLEVFREKKAKVLPVITDSWGTLVSVMVPVIDENSGRLLAVLGIDVEANDFWKTVLSYAIKPAVFSLVLVLMAILSGFFIIRRGKLSQEKKGKRVQRYLEAIVFAAFGLAATVMVSSLVRDRQEAARNDAFADLAATHVTSLSRAMKNTRDFQVEALARFFESSSFVSRQEFRNYVGSLSKSNELISWFWIESVSSGGIESFEEGIRREGFPDFFVWEAGNSGAKERVPYRESYYPIQYIEPLESNRNLLGLDLGSLGSAHEVIEEAAGSKLMWASDPVVIPTDEEKDLHFIVFKPILAESAQGHAGFVGAIFHSHAFHSAVPILPSDGDPTVILGLYQIGSGGNPVLLFSSAQESDSHVHENAETSIWHYPENRNIIAVPVMLFGRLFVILAHPGPDFGIVYPTNNWIFILAIGLTVTLSLAILIGSLGNRSFHLEREVGKRTEELRESLEIVSKTMEASVNVLASAVDLRDPYTSGHQRRVAELSVAIGRKLGFEENSLTGLRLSAMIHDVGKIQVPAEILNTPRKLTNLEFDLIKLHPTAGRELFKDIEFPWPVADAIYQHHERLDGSGYPEGISGDQIILEARIIAVADVVEAISSHRPYRPSLGLQSALDEIRSGKGKLFDPEVVDACLEVFDEGFSFSD from the coding sequence ATGCCTTTGATGAGAGGTCCCAGCTCTAGACTTTCCAAAAGACTGACTGGCTTTGCTGCCGGTCTGTCGGGCTTTGCTGTCGTCGTTATTTCCGTCGTTCTAATCCTTCTTCTGGGGGTTCTGCTTTCATTTGCCGAGATAGCCAGGGGGAGAAGGGAATTTTCGGACAGGCTTTTGAGACAGGGTAGATTTGTCCAGAGCGGTCTCAATTTGGACGAACTCTCGAGGCTTTCAGGGAGTATAGATGATCTAGACAAGCCCGAATACTGGAGACTGAAGAGCCAACTGGAGCAGGAATATGCGCTATTTCCGGAATACCGCTTCATCTACCTGATGGGACAGAAGGAAAACGGAGAGTTGTTCTTCTTCATTGATTCCGAGCCATACGGTTCAGATGATGAATCTCTTCCAGGGGACATTTACGTCGATGCAACCGAGTACGATCTCGAGGTCTTTCGGGAGAAGAAGGCGAAAGTGCTGCCAGTAATTACTGACAGCTGGGGAACATTGGTATCGGTGATGGTTCCCGTTATTGATGAGAATTCGGGAAGACTGCTTGCCGTGCTCGGAATAGACGTTGAAGCCAATGACTTCTGGAAAACCGTTCTATCGTATGCGATCAAACCGGCCGTCTTCTCTCTGGTTCTGGTGCTGATGGCGATACTTTCGGGATTCTTCATCATCCGTAGAGGCAAGCTGTCACAAGAGAAGAAGGGAAAGAGAGTTCAAAGGTACCTTGAGGCGATCGTCTTTGCCGCATTTGGACTCGCTGCCACCGTCATGGTCTCATCTCTAGTTCGTGACAGGCAAGAGGCGGCGCGGAACGATGCCTTCGCCGATCTGGCCGCAACTCATGTAACGTCGCTTTCAAGGGCGATGAAGAATACTAGAGACTTTCAGGTCGAGGCTCTTGCCAGGTTCTTTGAGTCAAGCAGCTTTGTCAGCAGGCAGGAGTTCCGGAACTACGTAGGTTCGCTCTCGAAAAGCAACGAACTGATTTCATGGTTCTGGATTGAGAGTGTTTCATCGGGCGGGATAGAGTCGTTCGAAGAAGGCATCAGAAGGGAAGGCTTTCCGGACTTCTTCGTCTGGGAAGCGGGTAATTCTGGCGCAAAGGAAAGAGTTCCTTATCGCGAGTCATATTATCCGATACAGTACATTGAGCCTCTAGAGAGCAACAGAAATCTGCTTGGACTGGACCTGGGATCTCTCGGGTCGGCCCACGAAGTTATTGAAGAGGCAGCTGGTTCAAAGCTGATGTGGGCAAGCGACCCTGTCGTGATTCCGACGGACGAAGAGAAGGACCTCCACTTCATTGTCTTCAAACCGATTCTGGCGGAGAGCGCGCAAGGTCATGCAGGGTTCGTAGGGGCTATCTTTCATTCGCACGCATTTCACAGTGCCGTTCCGATTCTCCCCAGTGACGGAGATCCAACCGTTATACTTGGGCTTTACCAGATCGGCTCGGGCGGGAACCCGGTACTGCTGTTTTCTTCGGCGCAGGAATCGGATTCTCATGTACATGAGAATGCAGAGACATCCATATGGCACTATCCGGAAAATCGGAATATCATTGCCGTCCCGGTAATGTTGTTCGGGCGGCTCTTTGTGATTCTCGCCCATCCGGGGCCGGACTTTGGCATAGTCTATCCCACAAACAACTGGATCTTCATTCTTGCGATCGGACTGACCGTAACTCTGTCGCTTGCGATTCTGATCGGGTCACTGGGTAACCGGAGTTTCCATCTCGAAAGAGAAGTCGGAAAACGGACCGAAGAGCTAAGAGAGAGTCTGGAGATTGTTTCAAAGACGATGGAGGCATCGGTGAATGTACTCGCTTCGGCCGTAGATCTCAGGGATCCTTATACCTCCGGTCATCAAAGGAGAGTGGCAGAGCTTTCAGTTGCAATAGGAAGAAAGCTGGGATTCGAAGAGAACAGTCTTACGGGACTTAGACTTTCGGCTATGATTCATGATGTGGGAAAGATACAGGTGCCCGCGGAGATACTCAACACACCAAGAAAGCTGACCAATCTTGAGTTCGATTTGATCAAGCTTCACCCGACTGCGGGGCGAGAGCTTTTCAAAGATATCGAATTTCCCTGGCCAGTGGCCGACGCAATCTATCAGCATCACGAGAGACTTGACGGAAGCGGATACCCGGAAGGCATCTCCGGAGATCAAATAATACTGGAGGCCAGAATAATCGCAGTTGCCGATGTGGTTGAAGCGATCTCCTCCCACAGACCTTACAGACCTTCGCTTGGTCTTCAGTCGGCCCTCGATGAAATTCGAAGCGGTAAAGGGAAGCTCTTTGATCCCGAAGTTGTGGATGCATGTCTGGAGGTGTTCGATGAGGGCTTCTCCTTCTCAGATTGA
- a CDS encoding UbiA prenyltransferase family protein, with product MFLTTLETARAIVILATLAVLVTLFLPYLALVFLLLYVVENVFYTLKGKDMVLIDAFCISAGFVIRVMAGAYAIETSPTGWIVVTTFFLSLFLGFGKRRNELLTLKEESNNHRKVLTLYDHKYLDYLMIATASISIISYTLYCLDPQVIEKFSTDKLVYTVPFVTYGVFRYLLLLFRNGEGDPTEVVTRDRGIALTVLLWIVSVMLLIYFPIWM from the coding sequence ATGTTTTTAACGACATTAGAGACCGCGAGAGCGATAGTCATCCTGGCGACACTTGCCGTCCTGGTTACTCTCTTTCTTCCCTATCTGGCACTGGTTTTTCTGTTGCTGTATGTTGTCGAGAATGTCTTCTACACATTGAAAGGCAAAGACATGGTCTTGATAGACGCCTTCTGCATTTCTGCCGGTTTTGTGATAAGAGTAATGGCCGGGGCGTATGCGATTGAGACAAGCCCGACGGGCTGGATAGTCGTTACGACGTTTTTCCTCTCTCTCTTCCTGGGTTTCGGAAAGAGGAGAAACGAACTGCTTACCCTGAAGGAAGAGAGCAACAACCATCGGAAAGTACTCACATTGTATGACCACAAATATCTTGACTATCTCATGATCGCAACCGCATCTATCTCGATAATCTCATACACGCTTTACTGTCTCGATCCGCAGGTGATAGAGAAATTCAGCACTGATAAGCTGGTTTACACTGTGCCCTTTGTAACTTATGGAGTCTTCAGGTATCTTCTTCTCCTTTTCAGAAACGGCGAAGGCGATCCAACAGAAGTTGTGACCAGAGACAGAGGAATAGCGCTAACCGTCTTATTGTGGATTGTGTCTGTAATGCTTTTGATTTACTTTCCAATCTGGATGTGA
- a CDS encoding DMT family transporter has product MNITEGIVLLVAIVFNAGANILLKHGMQNAPDINSVGLKGMLVNSITNISVWLGLLSFGVAFIFYSVVLTRMKLGVAYPIMTSAGFAIVTVVAVFLFDERLSVMKIVGIAVIALGIWLVAMAK; this is encoded by the coding sequence GTGAATATAACCGAAGGTATAGTACTTCTAGTAGCAATAGTATTCAATGCCGGGGCAAACATCCTGCTGAAACACGGAATGCAGAACGCGCCTGACATCAACAGTGTCGGACTCAAAGGGATGCTAGTCAATTCAATCACAAACATCAGCGTTTGGCTGGGGCTTCTCTCATTCGGGGTAGCCTTTATCTTCTACAGCGTAGTTCTTACGAGGATGAAACTGGGAGTGGCATATCCCATAATGACGAGTGCCGGATTTGCAATAGTGACCGTGGTCGCAGTATTCCTCTTTGATGAAAGGCTCAGCGTGATGAAGATAGTGGGCATAGCCGTAATCGCCCTCGGCATATGGCTGGTAGCGATGGCCAAATAA
- a CDS encoding DUF362 domain-containing protein, with protein MKKTKVAVIKTSPERVLDDYRRLAKLAGMKEAMDGSATTILKDNISWHLPMPGANSTPWQLEGAVLALKEEGFGEIVAVENKTVVTRPKYGEKQNKYDIIYEKYGIPILYNFEPENMSWVEYTPKSKLRILPKIYPEGLRLPDYFFGKNIVQLPTMKCHIYTTTTGAMKNAFGGLLNVKRHYTHSWIHETLVDLLKIQKEIHSGLFAFMDGTTAGNGPGPRTVIPVKTDYILASEDQVAIDAVAAKMMGFNPMDLKYIRLADEEELGNGRPENIELVGDDISGVDLKFHVGDNFASRVGDLLWFSPLKVFQKLFFHTPLVKIFVAASDTYHDKYWWKKHGVQIFEEWKKESPWGRLWESY; from the coding sequence ATGAAAAAAACGAAAGTCGCAGTTATAAAGACGAGTCCGGAAAGAGTTCTCGATGACTATAGAAGGCTTGCAAAACTTGCCGGAATGAAAGAGGCCATGGACGGAAGCGCCACGACAATCTTGAAAGACAACATATCATGGCACCTTCCGATGCCCGGCGCAAACAGCACGCCCTGGCAGCTGGAAGGTGCCGTACTGGCTCTGAAAGAAGAAGGCTTCGGCGAAATAGTGGCTGTGGAGAACAAAACCGTGGTCACGAGACCGAAGTACGGAGAGAAGCAGAACAAGTATGATATCATCTACGAAAAGTACGGTATCCCAATCCTTTACAACTTCGAACCGGAAAATATGTCATGGGTAGAATATACGCCCAAGAGCAAACTGAGAATACTTCCGAAGATATACCCTGAAGGACTGAGACTGCCCGACTACTTCTTCGGGAAAAATATCGTTCAGCTTCCGACGATGAAGTGCCACATCTATACGACGACCACGGGTGCGATGAAAAATGCGTTTGGTGGCCTGCTCAACGTTAAGAGGCATTACACCCACTCATGGATACACGAGACACTGGTTGACTTGCTGAAGATACAGAAGGAGATACACTCCGGTCTGTTCGCTTTCATGGACGGCACGACAGCAGGGAATGGGCCGGGACCGAGGACAGTGATTCCCGTGAAAACAGACTACATACTTGCCAGCGAAGATCAGGTCGCAATAGATGCCGTCGCAGCGAAAATGATGGGCTTCAATCCGATGGATCTGAAATACATAAGGCTGGCCGATGAAGAGGAGCTCGGAAATGGAAGGCCCGAGAACATAGAACTTGTCGGAGATGACATTTCCGGTGTCGACTTGAAATTCCATGTTGGAGACAACTTTGCGAGCAGAGTCGGAGATCTTCTCTGGTTCAGTCCCTTGAAGGTCTTTCAGAAACTCTTCTTCCACACTCCGCTTGTAAAAATCTTCGTGGCCGCTTCAGACACCTATCATGATAAATACTGGTGGAAGAAGCACGGCGTTCAGATTTTCGAGGAGTGGAAGAAAGAGAGCCCCTGGGGCCGTTTGTGGGAGAGCTATTGA